GCTGCCCAGTCGTGAAGAAGTCGATCGACTCAGTATTCTAATCCGTGGGGCTGGTGGAAATATCACCGGTGGACCCAAGCTGTTTCCGGAAATCAGTTCCAGTTACTATGCACTTTATTTCGAAGACCCCAGTGGTAACCGGCTCGAGTTAGTTCATAGAATCGATTAGGACTATCTTGTCAGAACCACCTGGGGAAAGGAGCGAATCCTATGAAAATAGGTATTCTTGGAACAGGGGATGTAGGTCAGGTATTGGGATCTGGATTTGTGAAACTAGGCCACTGGATTAAAATGGGATCTCGAAATCCTGACCAGGAAAAAGTTAAGGCCTGGCTTGCCAAGACGGGGGCTAATGCTTCGGCGGGGACCTTTGCAGAGGCTGCAGCCTTTGGGGATCTTGTGGTACTGGCTACACTATGGACCGGAACGGAAAATGCAATTCGTCTGGCGGATCCTAAAAACCTGGCCGGGAAAGTTGTGATCGATGCAACCAATCCTCTGGATTTCTCCTCCATGCCTCCTAAACTGGCAGTAGGCCACACAGATTCCGGTGGGGAGCAGGTACAACGCTGGCTTCCAAACTCCCATGTAGTAAAAGCCTTCAACAGTGTGGGTAGCCCGCATATGGTTCATCCGGATTTTCCAGGAGGTCCACCTGATATGTTTATCTGTGGTAATGATAGCAAGGCCAAGGAAACCGTAACGGATTTGCTGAAGGCGTTTGGGTGGTCTGTGGTCGATATCGGTGGGATCGAAGGGTCCCGATATCTCGAACCCCTGGCCATGATCTGGATTCTCCAGTTCTTCAGGACCCGAAGTGGAAACCATGCCTTTAAGCTTCTGCGGAAATAATCTAATGAATAGATGAGGAATATGGTAATTCAGGAGGTAGGACAGCAATATTTGACCAGGATTCAACCAACAACGGAAGGTATTCGTACCTGGAGAACCTATCTCAAGGAGTATCAATTTAATAAAAACTATCCGGACGATGCCTATGTGTGGCTTACCTGTATTCTGGCGTTGGAGGCCGTTGGGGTCGGCAACTTTGGGGTTGGGTGTATTTTGGTTAACAATCAAGGTGACGTATTAGTTCAAGGACATAACAAAATATTCCATCCCTACTTTCGAAGTGATCGACATGCTGAAATGGTTGTCATGGATGACTTTGAGGATGCCCATCCAGAACCCACCGGGTTAGATGCTTACACTTTATATACCTCTCTGGAGCCCTGCCCCATGTGCCTGGTACGATTAAGTACCTCGAGGATAAACAAAATCCTATTTGCTGCCCCAGATGTGCCAGGGGGTATGGTTCATCGCATGAATAACTTACCACCTTTCTGGTTTGAATTGGCCCAAGGGAAAATATTTAGCCAGGCCCAGTGCTCGCCGGATTTGGTTCATGCGGCTACGCAGATCCTACTTCTTAATTTAGATGAACTAACGACTGAAGTCAAAGTCAGACAGCGTAAGCTGAGGTAAAACGATTCTATTTGGTATCGAAAACGGAGGTCATATAACTATGATAGAAAGAAAACCACGGCTGGCCGGGAAGGTTGCCATTGTCACAGGAGCCGGCTCCAGAGGACCAGGCATTGGTAATGGCAAGGCCACGGCCATTCTCTTTGCCCGAGAAGGAGCCAAAGTTCTGCTGGTAGATAAATTTGCCGATCGCGCTGAAGAAACCCATCGGATCATCCAGGAGGAAGGGGGAGAAAGTACCGTGTTTGAGGCCGATGTGACCCAGGAAAACCGGGCGCGAGATATGGTTGAATATACCGTAGAGCAATATGGAAGATTGGACATCTTACATAATAACGTTGGAGTAGGAATGCCCGGATCTGTTCTGGATGTGACCGAGGGGGATTGGGACCGAACCATGGCCATTAATCTAAAAAGCATGCTGTTTTGTAGCAAATATGCCATCCCCAAAATGATCCAGGGGGGTGGTGGCGCTATTATCAATATTTCTTCTGTGGCCGGAATGCGAGGCCACGGCCTTGTTGCTTACGCCGTCTCCAAAGGCGGTGTTATTGCCCTCACACGGACCATGGCAGTCCAACATGCCAGGGACAACATTCGGGTAAATTGTATTGCTCCAGGCCCTGTTTATACCCCCATGGTTGCCGAGAGTCTGACCGAAGAAGAGCGTAACCTCCGTAAGAACGCGGTACCCTTGGGCATCGAAGGTACGGCATGGGATGTTGCCTGGGCAGCTGTCTATCTGGCCAGCGATGAGGCACGATGGGTGACCGGTGTGGTATTACCGGTTGATGGGGGTTTAACAGCCACAACCCATCCTATTGTTACACGGATGACCTTCTCCGAACGGTAATCAAAACCTAAAGAAGGGCAAAAGCCTGCGGAGTGGATACTATCAATCAGGACCTTATAAGTTTCAAAAAAACCGTTGCTCCTACATCCAACTCGCTTTGAATTTCCATAATTCCTCCGTGGGCTTCTATAATTTTTTTGCATAAACTGAGTCTCAGACCGTAACCTCCGGTATCTTTGGACTGCACTGAGGATAAGCCTGAGAGATAAATAAATTATTTCCGAGTTGTATCAAATTGTAACGGAAACAGACGGAGTACTTTGTTTACTTGATTTTGGCCTCATAGGGCTGCTTTCACTTCCTAACTCCCCTCGTCCCCGCCTCTATCCCTTCCCTCCCCGTGGACGGGGAGGGAGCCGGGTTAAGCTGAAAAGCCCTGTCAGGGGCGAACGGTTGGTAGCCCCGACGAAAGTCTGGGGATTCAGAAATTCAGAATTTTTTCAAGCCCCCTGGCCGCATCCTGTTAAACAGGTTGCCCCGCTGGGGCTAACCTTCTTACCCCGGAGCCTGGATCCCTCGGCTCCTCTCCCATGCAGAATGGTTATTCAATTTAACTCTACAACATAGGGTTAAAATGTGAGGTAACAGTTTCATAAAACAGATGAAGAACTCCTCCTAAGGAATTATTTTATAGAGGGAATACAAGGGCAGACTTTAACGTAGAATTTAAGGGGAATTTCCAGGCAAAAGGAGGGTAAAGATGGTTCGATTCAAAAATCTTGTGGGGTTTATAGGTTTGATTTTAGCTGTTCAGTTTTTACTCCCTTATCAGGTTCAGAGTGGGGACAAGAAACTAAAAGTAGCCATGATTCTTCCCGGTCGAATCAACGATGTATCCTGGAATCAGGCAGCCTATGAGGGGCTTAAGCAGGCCGAGAAGGAGTTAGGGGTTGAAATAGCCTATACCGAGAATGTCAGTGTAGCCGATGTAGAAAGGGTTTTGAGAGAATATGCTACGGCGGGATACGATCTCATTTTAGCCCACAGTTTCAACTATGGAGATGCAGTATTTAAAGTCGCTCAAGATTTTCCGAAAATTAAATTTGGATGGGCTACCGGTTTTAAGTCGGCTCCCAATGTAGCCTTCTATGACTGGCCGGCCCATGAAGTAGGATACCTGGTAGGAATGCTGGCAGCTTCTATGAGCAAAACAGGGAAAGTCGGTGCTTTGGGGGGATTCGACGTGCCGGACGTTGTCCGGGCCTTAGAGGGTTTTAAATTGGGAGCCAAAGCAGCAAATCCTGAGATTAAGGTTTTCACCACGTATATTGGAGATTGGGAGGATGCTGCAAAAGCTAAAGAAGCTGCTCTGGCCCATATCGAAAACGGAGCAGATGTCGTTTATATTAATGGAGATGGAATCAGTTACGGAGTTATCGAAGCTGCCAGGGAAAAGGGAGTGTACGCCATCGGTGGCATTGCAGATCAGTATTCTCTCGCTCCGGAAACCGTTCTCAGCAGTACCGTGCTGAATGTGGGATTCACAATCAAAAAAATAATTGAGGACGTTCAGACCGGTAAATTTAAAGAAAGTTATCTGTATAGCTTAAAGGAAGGTGGAGTGGATATTGCCCCTTACCATGAACTGGAGAAAGTAATCCCTCAGGAAGTAAAAGATAAAATTGCCAAAGCTAAGAAGGATATTCTGGAGGGAAAACTCCAAGTACCGGATATTGTTAAACCAACGGAATAAGTAAGGGAGTGTAGGAGTATGGGAGTGGGGGAGTGTAGGAGTATGGGAGTATAGGGGTGAGGGAGTGGGGGGGATGAACGAGTCTCTACCCCCCTCACTTCCATACTTCCACACTCTCAACTTCCACACCCCCACACCTCCGCACCTCCATACCCCCATACCTCTCTATTTCCTTTCTCCTGTACTCCTACACTCTCATACTTTCATACTTTCATTCTTTTAAGGATAGATAAAATCACGAAGCGGTTCCCCGGGGTTCTTGCCAATGATCAAATTTCATTGGAAATCGAAGCTGGGGAGGTGCATGCG
The genomic region above belongs to Candidatus Limnocylindrales bacterium and contains:
- a CDS encoding BMP family protein translates to MVRFKNLVGFIGLILAVQFLLPYQVQSGDKKLKVAMILPGRINDVSWNQAAYEGLKQAEKELGVEIAYTENVSVADVERVLREYATAGYDLILAHSFNYGDAVFKVAQDFPKIKFGWATGFKSAPNVAFYDWPAHEVGYLVGMLAASMSKTGKVGALGGFDVPDVVRALEGFKLGAKAANPEIKVFTTYIGDWEDAAKAKEAALAHIENGADVVYINGDGISYGVIEAAREKGVYAIGGIADQYSLAPETVLSSTVLNVGFTIKKIIEDVQTGKFKESYLYSLKEGGVDIAPYHELEKVIPQEVKDKIAKAKKDILEGKLQVPDIVKPTE
- a CDS encoding nucleoside deaminase; its protein translation is MVIQEVGQQYLTRIQPTTEGIRTWRTYLKEYQFNKNYPDDAYVWLTCILALEAVGVGNFGVGCILVNNQGDVLVQGHNKIFHPYFRSDRHAEMVVMDDFEDAHPEPTGLDAYTLYTSLEPCPMCLVRLSTSRINKILFAAPDVPGGMVHRMNNLPPFWFELAQGKIFSQAQCSPDLVHAATQILLLNLDELTTEVKVRQRKLR
- a CDS encoding SDR family oxidoreductase, whose translation is MIERKPRLAGKVAIVTGAGSRGPGIGNGKATAILFAREGAKVLLVDKFADRAEETHRIIQEEGGESTVFEADVTQENRARDMVEYTVEQYGRLDILHNNVGVGMPGSVLDVTEGDWDRTMAINLKSMLFCSKYAIPKMIQGGGGAIINISSVAGMRGHGLVAYAVSKGGVIALTRTMAVQHARDNIRVNCIAPGPVYTPMVAESLTEEERNLRKNAVPLGIEGTAWDVAWAAVYLASDEARWVTGVVLPVDGGLTATTHPIVTRMTFSER
- a CDS encoding NADPH-dependent F420 reductase; the encoded protein is MKIGILGTGDVGQVLGSGFVKLGHWIKMGSRNPDQEKVKAWLAKTGANASAGTFAEAAAFGDLVVLATLWTGTENAIRLADPKNLAGKVVIDATNPLDFSSMPPKLAVGHTDSGGEQVQRWLPNSHVVKAFNSVGSPHMVHPDFPGGPPDMFICGNDSKAKETVTDLLKAFGWSVVDIGGIEGSRYLEPLAMIWILQFFRTRSGNHAFKLLRK